In the Palaeococcus pacificus DY20341 genome, one interval contains:
- a CDS encoding metal-dependent hydrolase, translating to MNYDGHVLGGILTYPLAVLVLSLLKFYGNLPIEMSFIAMALGYAFYVLGSDLPDLDHPEALIHRGSKPIVAVAVGSSIFLKAQQYANIAPYEWANLTIAWGIGAIVAFASWYAYTALMPRHRGVVHSLAFAFIYAILVFVALEYGLDLKFGEALFVGIASFLGYTLHLILDRHIKLF from the coding sequence GTGAATTATGATGGGCACGTGCTAGGGGGTATTCTAACATATCCCCTGGCTGTTTTAGTGCTCTCTTTGCTAAAATTTTATGGCAACTTGCCCATTGAGATGAGCTTTATAGCAATGGCTTTAGGCTACGCCTTTTACGTATTGGGTAGCGATTTGCCTGATCTGGATCATCCGGAGGCTTTAATTCACCGCGGCTCTAAACCAATTGTGGCGGTGGCTGTGGGAAGCTCCATCTTCTTAAAAGCCCAGCAGTATGCCAACATAGCCCCTTACGAGTGGGCAAACCTCACAATAGCTTGGGGGATTGGAGCAATAGTTGCATTTGCTTCGTGGTATGCATACACTGCACTAATGCCGAGGCACAGAGGAGTTGTACATTCTTTGGCATTTGCATTCATCTATGCTATCTTAGTCTTTGTGGCCCTTGAATACGGTTTGGATCTCAAGTTTGGTGAGGCGCTTTTTGTTGGTATTGCATCTTTTTTGGGTTATACTCTCCACTTAATTTTAGATAGACACATAAAACTCTTTTAA
- the trxB gene encoding thioredoxin-disulfide reductase: MFSLTGLSTAGKDENKVRDVLIIGAGPAGYTAAIYAARYGLDVDIISKDLGGNMALTDLIENYPGFPDGVSGQKLATLMYEQAKKLGVDVIFDEVVRIDPAECPYYEGPCKFEIHTKNGKIYKAKTVIIAVGATPRKLRVPGEDKFYGRGVSYCATCDGPLFKGKEVVVVGGGNTALQEAIFLYEIGVKVTLVHRREEFRADKILQDRFKEKGIPTVLNAVVTEIKGDQKVEAVVLKNVKTGEIFEKKVDGVFIFIGYEPKTDFVKHLGITDEYGYIPVDMHMRTKVRGIFAAGDITNVFKQIAVAVGQGAIAANSAKELLEEWQNKIASE, encoded by the coding sequence ATGTTCAGCTTAACGGGATTGTCAACTGCTGGAAAAGATGAGAATAAAGTAAGAGATGTCCTTATTATTGGTGCAGGACCCGCGGGATACACAGCAGCAATTTATGCGGCGAGGTATGGTTTGGACGTGGATATCATAAGCAAAGACCTTGGTGGAAATATGGCTTTAACTGACTTAATAGAGAACTACCCTGGGTTCCCAGATGGTGTAAGCGGTCAGAAGCTCGCTACCTTAATGTATGAGCAGGCCAAAAAGCTGGGTGTGGATGTTATTTTTGATGAGGTTGTTAGAATTGATCCTGCAGAGTGCCCCTACTATGAAGGGCCGTGCAAATTTGAGATCCACACCAAGAACGGTAAGATCTACAAGGCCAAGACGGTTATTATTGCGGTTGGAGCGACACCAAGGAAGCTTAGAGTTCCGGGGGAGGACAAGTTCTATGGAAGGGGTGTGAGCTACTGTGCAACATGTGATGGACCTCTCTTTAAGGGCAAAGAAGTCGTTGTGGTTGGAGGGGGCAACACCGCCCTTCAGGAGGCTATATTCCTCTATGAAATAGGTGTTAAAGTAACTCTTGTCCACAGGAGGGAAGAGTTTAGGGCAGACAAGATACTTCAAGACCGCTTTAAGGAGAAGGGAATCCCCACAGTTCTCAACGCCGTTGTAACAGAAATTAAAGGAGATCAAAAAGTAGAGGCAGTGGTGTTAAAGAACGTCAAAACTGGAGAGATATTTGAGAAAAAGGTCGATGGAGTGTTCATCTTTATAGGTTATGAGCCGAAGACAGACTTCGTCAAACATCTCGGAATAACCGATGAGTATGGCTACATCCCTGTGGACATGCACATGAGAACCAAGGTCAGAGGCATTTTTGCAGCAGGAGACATTACAAACGTTTTCAAACAAATAGCTGTTGCCGTTGGTCAGGGAGCAATAGCCGCCAACTCGGCCAAAGAGCTCTTAGAGGAATGGCAGAATAAAATTGCCTCAGAGTAG
- a CDS encoding ECF transporter S component: protein MTEEELMVIAPYVKWLLLLVVVLYFGYVFVLKKEEFKSSRVVAVSAVMAALVTVATMVIRIPTPQTSGYINFGDTMVMLSGVLFGPLVGAFAGGFGSALADAIGYPHWAPFTLVIKGVEGWVVGYIASKREDFTTVLLATIVGGFLMVLGYFLVEVYLYGIGGAMAEIPGNTLQAITGIIVGGGVGYTIKRRYPQIVSMVS, encoded by the coding sequence GTGACTGAAGAAGAGCTGATGGTTATAGCTCCTTATGTTAAATGGCTGCTGCTCCTCGTGGTGGTGCTCTACTTTGGATATGTGTTCGTTCTGAAAAAGGAGGAGTTTAAGAGCTCAAGGGTCGTCGCGGTCTCCGCAGTAATGGCTGCCCTTGTTACAGTAGCGACGATGGTAATTAGAATCCCAACACCTCAGACCAGCGGTTACATAAACTTTGGAGATACAATGGTCATGCTTAGCGGTGTTTTGTTCGGCCCACTCGTTGGAGCTTTTGCTGGAGGATTTGGCTCTGCTCTTGCTGATGCTATAGGCTATCCTCATTGGGCCCCGTTTACCTTGGTCATCAAGGGAGTTGAAGGATGGGTGGTAGGCTACATTGCATCAAAGAGAGAGGACTTCACAACGGTGCTCCTGGCCACGATAGTGGGCGGCTTCCTAATGGTGCTGGGTTACTTCCTCGTCGAGGTCTACCTCTACGGGATTGGGGGAGCAATGGCAGAAATCCCGGGTAATACACTTCAAGCAATTACAGGAATAATAGTGGGAGGAGGAGTGGGGTACACCATAAAAAGGAGGTACCCCCAGATAGTCTCAATGGTATCCTAG
- a CDS encoding ornithine aminotransferase: MVKRPVVKELPGPKAKEIIEKNFEVLATTTQDPEALPIVIDHGEGVLVYDIDGNSFYDFGSGVGVMNVGHAHPKVVEAVKRQAEKFTHFALNDFFYENAVVLAQKLSELAPGDFAKKVAYQNSGAEANEVMMKLVKYGTGRKRFIAFYHAFHGRTQAVLSLTASKWVQQERFFPTMPGVEHIPYPNPYRNPWHIDGYADPKELINRVLEFLEDYVFKHVPPEEVGAIVFEPIQGEGGYVVPPKDFFKDLKKLADKYGILLADDEVQMGVGRTGKFWAIEHFGIAPDTIQFGKAIGGGIPLAGCIHRADIAFDKPGRHASTFGGNPVAIEAAIEVVEIVKGLLPHVQEVGDYLHKRLKELEENYEVIGDARGLGLAQAVEFVKNKDTKEKNAEVRNKVVAEAAKRGLILLGCGDNSLRFIPPLIVTKEEIDVAMEIFEESLKAALK, from the coding sequence ATGGTAAAGAGACCTGTTGTTAAAGAGTTACCCGGTCCAAAGGCAAAGGAGATAATTGAGAAGAACTTTGAGGTTTTAGCTACAACAACTCAAGACCCAGAGGCTTTGCCTATAGTTATCGACCACGGTGAGGGAGTTCTCGTCTATGACATTGATGGGAACAGCTTCTATGACTTTGGAAGCGGCGTTGGTGTTATGAACGTCGGCCACGCGCACCCAAAAGTTGTCGAGGCTGTTAAGAGGCAGGCTGAAAAGTTTACACACTTTGCTCTAAACGACTTCTTCTATGAAAACGCCGTTGTGTTGGCACAAAAGCTAAGTGAACTTGCTCCAGGAGACTTTGCCAAGAAAGTTGCGTATCAAAACAGCGGTGCAGAGGCCAACGAGGTTATGATGAAGCTCGTGAAGTACGGCACTGGAAGAAAGAGGTTCATAGCCTTCTACCACGCATTCCACGGAAGGACACAAGCTGTTTTGAGCTTAACAGCAAGTAAGTGGGTGCAGCAAGAGAGGTTCTTCCCAACTATGCCCGGCGTTGAGCACATTCCATATCCAAATCCCTACAGGAACCCATGGCACATCGATGGTTATGCTGACCCCAAGGAGCTCATAAACCGCGTTCTTGAATTCCTCGAGGACTACGTCTTCAAGCACGTTCCACCAGAAGAAGTTGGTGCTATAGTCTTTGAGCCAATCCAAGGTGAAGGCGGCTACGTCGTTCCACCAAAAGACTTCTTCAAGGATCTCAAGAAGCTCGCTGACAAATATGGAATTCTCTTAGCTGACGATGAAGTCCAAATGGGTGTTGGTAGAACAGGTAAGTTCTGGGCTATCGAGCACTTTGGCATTGCTCCAGACACAATCCAGTTTGGTAAGGCTATAGGTGGAGGAATACCCTTAGCAGGATGTATCCACAGAGCTGATATAGCATTCGACAAGCCTGGAAGGCACGCCTCAACCTTCGGTGGAAACCCTGTTGCCATTGAAGCGGCCATTGAAGTAGTGGAGATAGTTAAAGGCCTCCTTCCACATGTCCAAGAGGTTGGCGATTACTTACACAAGAGGCTTAAGGAGCTTGAGGAGAACTACGAGGTCATCGGTGATGCAAGAGGTCTTGGACTTGCTCAAGCTGTCGAGTTCGTTAAGAACAAGGACACAAAGGAGAAGAACGCTGAAGTTAGAAACAAAGTTGTTGCGGAAGCCGCTAAGAGAGGTCTCATACTCCTCGGCTGTGGCGACAATTCCCTCAGGTTTATCCCACCATTAATCGTCACCAAGGAAGAAATCGACGTCGCCATGGAGATATTCGAGGAGTCATTAAAGGCAGCTTTGAAGTGA
- the deoC gene encoding deoxyribose-phosphate aldolase encodes MDFDIARYIDHTNLRAYATKEDIIKLCEEAKKYGFYAVCVNPYRVKLAKEQLEGSDVKVATVIGFPLGATPTEVKVFEAKKALEDGAEELDMVLNIGALKDGNYEYVKNDIAEIVKVAHERGALVKVIIETCYLTDEEKEIACKLAMEAGADFVKTSTGFGSGGATIEDVKLMRKVVGDKLGVKASGGIRTYEQAKAMIEAGATRIGTSSGIKIVEEQE; translated from the coding sequence ATGGACTTTGATATAGCGAGATATATCGATCACACAAATTTAAGGGCTTATGCGACCAAAGAGGACATAATAAAGCTGTGTGAAGAGGCCAAAAAGTATGGATTCTACGCAGTCTGTGTTAATCCATATCGCGTCAAGCTCGCTAAGGAGCAGTTAGAGGGAAGTGACGTTAAAGTAGCGACTGTTATAGGCTTTCCCTTGGGAGCAACGCCGACTGAAGTTAAGGTCTTTGAAGCGAAAAAAGCTTTGGAAGATGGGGCAGAAGAGCTGGATATGGTATTAAACATAGGCGCTCTAAAGGATGGCAATTATGAGTACGTTAAGAACGACATTGCAGAGATTGTGAAAGTTGCTCACGAGAGAGGAGCTTTGGTGAAAGTCATTATTGAGACGTGCTATTTAACAGATGAAGAAAAAGAGATAGCCTGTAAACTAGCTATGGAAGCAGGAGCGGACTTTGTAAAAACCTCGACGGGCTTTGGAAGCGGCGGAGCAACAATAGAAGATGTTAAACTAATGCGCAAAGTCGTTGGTGATAAGCTGGGAGTCAAGGCCTCCGGTGGAATAAGGACGTATGAGCAAGCGAAGGCAATGATAGAAGCAGGAGCTACAAGAATAGGGACATCAAGCGGCATAAAGATAGTGGAGGAACAAGAGTGA
- the queC gene encoding 7-cyano-7-deazaguanine synthase QueC, translating into MKRAVVLFSGGLDSTACLYWAKKNYNEVIMLTVNYGSNEEKVTNKVAEFFSRELNVPLKIVELEFLKEFSKMRGTTLVGGETPKVSAEELENMKRAEETAKSVWVPARNVVLISIAASLLDALGGGDIIVGFNAEEGTTFPDNTLEFVERMNEMLRYGALSEVKVVAPLINLDKKGIARLLKELNTKYEYSNSCYMPKGFTEDGKPIHCGECESCVRRHRGLIKGIGEDRTVYAVKPKI; encoded by the coding sequence ATGAAGAGAGCTGTCGTTCTGTTTAGCGGCGGTTTGGATTCGACAGCCTGTTTATACTGGGCAAAAAAGAACTATAACGAAGTGATTATGCTTACTGTAAACTATGGGAGCAACGAAGAGAAGGTTACAAACAAAGTTGCGGAGTTTTTTTCAAGAGAGCTGAATGTTCCGTTAAAAATAGTGGAGCTTGAATTCCTTAAAGAGTTCTCGAAAATGCGAGGAACAACACTCGTGGGAGGAGAGACTCCAAAAGTCAGTGCTGAAGAGCTCGAAAATATGAAACGAGCTGAAGAAACAGCGAAAAGTGTTTGGGTGCCAGCTAGAAATGTGGTTTTAATTAGCATTGCCGCTTCACTTTTGGATGCTCTTGGAGGAGGAGATATCATAGTGGGCTTTAATGCTGAAGAGGGGACAACTTTCCCTGACAACACTTTAGAGTTCGTTGAGAGGATGAACGAGATGCTTCGCTATGGAGCGCTGAGCGAAGTTAAAGTTGTAGCTCCTTTGATAAATCTTGACAAGAAAGGAATAGCAAGACTTTTGAAAGAGTTAAACACAAAGTATGAGTATTCAAACTCATGCTATATGCCTAAAGGATTCACTGAAGACGGAAAGCCAATCCACTGCGGAGAATGTGAAAGCTGTGTGAGGAGACATAGAGGGCTAATCAAAGGAATTGGTGAAGACAGGACGGTTTATGCTGTTAAACCGAAAATTTAA
- the eno gene encoding phosphopyruvate hydratase, translating into MENPFEITGIVAREILDSRGNPTVEVDVYTPFAMGRAAVPSGASTGTHEALELRDGGDRFHGKGVRRAVENVNKIIAPELIGMDVTLQRDIDMLMLELDGTENKSNLGANAILGVSLAVAKAAAETLGLPLYRYIGGTNAYVLPVPMSNVINGGAHAGNDLDFQEFMIMPVGAKSFREGIRMVSETYHTLKKILMEKYGKLAVNVGDEGGFAPPMKDVREPLDALVQAIEESGYKVGDEIAFALDAASSEFYNSEIGKYVVGGKEYTREELIDVYKELVSTYPIVSIEDPMYEEDFEGFAMITKELGKKVQIVGDDLFVTNVKRLRKGIEMGAANALLLKVNQIGTLSEAIDAAYLSFRAGYGVVVSHRSGETEDATIADLAVALNAGQIKTGAPARSDRNAKYNQLIRIEEELEGIALYPGKKFRNPFL; encoded by the coding sequence ATGGAGAACCCATTTGAGATTACAGGAATAGTGGCTAGGGAAATTTTGGACTCTAGAGGAAACCCAACAGTTGAGGTAGATGTTTACACACCCTTTGCTATGGGAAGGGCTGCTGTGCCAAGTGGAGCTTCAACAGGAACTCATGAGGCTTTGGAGCTTAGAGACGGTGGAGACCGGTTCCATGGAAAGGGTGTTAGAAGGGCTGTTGAAAACGTTAACAAGATAATTGCCCCTGAACTTATAGGAATGGACGTCACACTCCAAAGGGACATCGATATGCTAATGCTCGAGCTCGACGGCACGGAGAACAAGTCAAACCTCGGTGCAAACGCTATTTTAGGTGTTTCTCTCGCAGTCGCTAAAGCCGCTGCCGAAACCCTTGGTTTGCCACTCTACCGCTACATTGGAGGCACAAACGCATATGTTTTGCCTGTTCCAATGAGCAACGTCATCAATGGTGGAGCACACGCAGGTAATGACTTAGACTTTCAGGAGTTCATGATAATGCCTGTTGGGGCTAAGAGCTTTAGAGAAGGTATTAGGATGGTTAGCGAGACATACCACACCCTAAAGAAGATTCTAATGGAAAAGTATGGAAAATTAGCTGTTAACGTTGGTGACGAGGGTGGATTTGCTCCACCAATGAAGGATGTTAGAGAGCCATTAGACGCTCTAGTCCAGGCAATTGAGGAGAGCGGTTATAAAGTTGGAGATGAGATAGCTTTTGCCCTTGACGCTGCTTCAAGCGAGTTCTACAACAGTGAAATTGGAAAATATGTAGTCGGCGGAAAGGAGTACACAAGGGAAGAGCTCATAGATGTTTACAAGGAGCTCGTCTCAACTTATCCAATCGTTTCAATTGAAGACCCAATGTATGAGGAGGACTTTGAGGGCTTTGCCATGATAACAAAAGAGCTCGGCAAGAAAGTGCAGATAGTTGGCGATGATCTCTTTGTCACAAACGTCAAGCGCTTAAGGAAGGGAATTGAGATGGGCGCAGCCAACGCGCTCCTATTGAAGGTCAACCAGATAGGAACTCTCAGTGAGGCAATTGATGCCGCTTACCTCTCATTCAGGGCTGGCTATGGAGTGGTTGTGTCCCACCGCTCTGGAGAGACAGAAGACGCCACCATAGCGGACTTAGCCGTTGCATTGAACGCTGGCCAAATTAAGACAGGAGCACCAGCAAGGAGCGATAGAAACGCTAAATACAACCAGCTCATAAGGATTGAGGAAGAACTCGAGGGTATAGCACTTTATCCGGGCAAGAAGTTTAGGAACCCATTCTTGTGA
- a CDS encoding AAA family ATPase codes for MENKVMPLKVYQSPSYEIYGISKNPFAELASEGIRDVESIHVYQEVDMKLSMALSEVLGNKTSIAFSIVGPLGMGKTQRLKSLAKSIEENNGKAIYVKVDTNDILKITRDIFNAFKPPKSKTAIFLENLSKKLGFIDQLEKMLTSVDEYKSRDIAELLTKEMSKYPHSALLLDELENMQTAREQEKIQFFEMLRHFISNMPPGCIFVFACVPEAYEEYTKLFPAFFMRLHYEFKLRPMSIDETFELVKKRLNGVRIRDTDDPIYPFTEKAIELIHSLGKGNPRQILRLLHFVLNEASKHKFDPIDDYVVTTILEEPKSLEEYLTRIPDDYKELVEAIVFKFKGGPVSYIQIAKEVKKPGIQVYDHLEELIRLGFLVGDPKGNYKVPEYVRRFMEKEERAGEAEE; via the coding sequence ATGGAGAACAAAGTGATGCCTCTTAAAGTTTATCAGTCTCCTTCTTATGAGATCTATGGTATATCAAAAAACCCTTTTGCAGAGCTTGCAAGTGAAGGTATACGCGATGTGGAGAGCATACACGTTTACCAAGAAGTTGATATGAAGCTCTCTATGGCTTTATCTGAGGTTCTTGGAAACAAGACTTCGATAGCTTTTTCTATAGTCGGGCCGCTGGGAATGGGAAAGACTCAAAGACTTAAGAGCTTGGCAAAATCGATTGAGGAAAACAATGGAAAGGCCATATATGTTAAGGTGGACACCAATGATATTCTGAAAATAACGCGCGATATATTCAACGCTTTTAAACCTCCGAAGAGCAAAACTGCTATATTTTTGGAGAATCTATCAAAAAAGCTCGGTTTTATTGATCAGCTTGAAAAAATGCTCACATCTGTTGATGAGTACAAATCCAGAGATATAGCGGAGCTTTTAACGAAAGAGATGAGTAAATATCCTCATTCTGCTCTTCTCCTTGATGAGCTTGAAAACATGCAAACTGCTAGGGAGCAGGAGAAGATACAGTTTTTTGAGATGCTAAGACACTTTATAAGCAACATGCCCCCAGGATGTATTTTTGTGTTTGCCTGTGTTCCTGAAGCTTACGAAGAGTATACAAAGCTCTTTCCGGCCTTTTTCATGAGGCTCCACTATGAGTTTAAGCTCAGGCCTATGAGTATAGATGAAACATTTGAACTTGTTAAAAAGCGTTTAAACGGAGTTAGAATTAGAGATACGGATGATCCTATATACCCCTTCACCGAAAAGGCCATAGAGCTAATCCACAGCCTTGGAAAGGGCAATCCAAGACAAATATTGAGACTCCTACACTTTGTGTTGAATGAGGCAAGCAAGCACAAATTTGACCCAATTGATGACTACGTCGTTACCACAATATTGGAAGAGCCCAAGAGCCTCGAAGAGTACTTAACAAGGATTCCTGATGACTATAAGGAGCTGGTGGAGGCTATTGTCTTTAAGTTCAAAGGCGGACCAGTGAGCTACATCCAAATTGCCAAGGAAGTCAAAAAGCCTGGAATTCAGGTTTATGATCATTTGGAAGAGCTCATAAGGCTTGGATTCTTAGTCGGCGATCCAAAAGGCAACTACAAAGTCCCCGAATACGTTAGGAGATTCATGGAAAAAGAAGAGAGGGCTGGGGAGGCAGAGGAGTGA
- the asnS gene encoding asparagine--tRNA ligase: MIDKIYCADVKPDMEGQRVKLAGWVYRKREVGGKVFIVLRDSSGIIQTIFKKDSGDAYKLAKKVGIESSVIIEGTVKADPRAPTGAEIQGEKLEVVQDVEFFPITKDASPEFLLDVRHLHLHSPKVAAVMKVKATMMQAAREWLLQDGWYEVFPPILVTGAVEGGSTLFKLKYFDRDAYLSQSAQLYLEAAIFGLEKVWSLTPSFRAEKSRTRRHLTEYWHLELEGAWMDLWDILKVEEELISYMVQRTLELRQKEIETFRKDLTTLKNTEPPFPRVSYDEAIDILQSKGVQIEWGEDMGADEERVLTEEFDRPFFVYGYPKHIKAFYMKEDPEDPRKALAADLLAPEGYGEIIGGSQREDDYDKLVQRIIEEGMDPKNYEWYLDLRKYGSVPHSGFGLGLERLVAWVMKLDHVRWATLFPRTPSRLYP, from the coding sequence ATGATTGATAAGATTTACTGCGCAGATGTTAAGCCAGATATGGAAGGACAAAGGGTTAAATTGGCTGGATGGGTTTATAGAAAGAGAGAAGTTGGGGGAAAAGTTTTCATAGTCCTTAGGGACTCAAGCGGGATAATCCAAACAATATTCAAAAAAGATAGCGGAGATGCTTACAAGCTGGCTAAAAAAGTAGGTATAGAGTCGAGCGTGATTATAGAAGGCACAGTTAAGGCTGACCCAAGGGCCCCAACCGGTGCCGAAATCCAGGGGGAGAAGCTTGAGGTAGTCCAAGATGTGGAGTTCTTCCCAATAACAAAGGATGCAAGTCCAGAGTTCCTCCTCGACGTTAGGCACCTTCACCTTCACTCCCCTAAAGTTGCCGCGGTTATGAAGGTTAAAGCTACCATGATGCAGGCTGCTCGCGAGTGGCTCCTCCAAGACGGCTGGTACGAAGTGTTCCCACCAATTCTAGTGACGGGAGCAGTTGAAGGAGGCTCAACACTCTTTAAACTCAAGTACTTCGATAGAGACGCTTATTTGAGCCAGTCAGCTCAGCTCTACTTAGAGGCAGCAATCTTTGGCCTTGAAAAAGTATGGTCTCTAACCCCCAGCTTTAGAGCAGAGAAGAGCAGGACTAGGAGACACCTTACAGAGTACTGGCACCTCGAGCTTGAAGGTGCTTGGATGGACTTGTGGGACATCCTAAAGGTTGAGGAAGAGCTAATAAGCTATATGGTGCAGAGAACTCTTGAGCTTAGACAAAAAGAGATCGAGACCTTTAGAAAGGACTTAACAACGCTCAAGAACACCGAGCCGCCATTCCCGAGAGTCAGCTACGATGAGGCCATTGATATCCTTCAAAGTAAGGGCGTTCAGATTGAATGGGGAGAAGACATGGGTGCAGATGAGGAAAGAGTATTAACGGAAGAATTTGACAGGCCGTTCTTCGTCTACGGCTATCCAAAGCACATTAAAGCATTCTACATGAAAGAAGACCCCGAAGATCCGAGAAAGGCATTAGCTGCCGACCTTTTGGCGCCAGAAGGATACGGCGAAATCATAGGAGGAAGCCAGAGAGAAGACGACTACGACAAGCTCGTCCAAAGGATTATCGAAGAGGGTATGGACCCCAAGAACTACGAGTGGTATCTCGACCTTAGAAAGTACGGAAGTGTGCCCCACAGCGGCTTTGGTCTCGGCTTAGAGCGTTTGGTAGCATGGGTAATGAAGCTCGACCACGTGAGGTGGGCCACACTCTTCCCGAGAACACCTTCAAGGCTCTATCCTTGA
- a CDS encoding dihydroorotate dehydrogenase encodes MLSVEVAKLKLENPLMIASGVCDMTPDLLRRAHEEGAGAAVTKSIGIKPKKGYDNPTIVELPYGLINAMGLPNPGWEAFYEEFINEKFDFPIIVSIFGGDEKEFAFLAEKLSDVADAFELNLSCPHAKGYGMEIGQNPDMVYRVVRVVKDVTDKPVIAKLTPNIDNITKLGLAAERAGADAVSAINTLKAIAIDIYAKKPILSNKVGGYSGQGIKPIALRAVYDLAKALDIDIIGIGGITTWQDAVEFLMAGAKALQIGTAVSLRGFEVFGEINEGITRFLIDEGYNDVREIIGIALE; translated from the coding sequence ATGCTGAGCGTTGAAGTTGCTAAGCTTAAGCTCGAAAATCCCCTCATGATAGCTTCTGGAGTATGCGATATGACCCCTGATTTGTTGAGGAGGGCTCACGAAGAAGGTGCTGGCGCTGCTGTAACAAAGTCCATTGGAATTAAACCAAAAAAAGGCTATGACAATCCCACGATAGTGGAGCTCCCGTATGGACTGATAAACGCGATGGGGCTTCCAAACCCTGGATGGGAAGCATTTTATGAGGAGTTCATAAATGAGAAGTTTGACTTTCCAATAATTGTTTCAATCTTTGGCGGAGATGAGAAAGAGTTTGCATTTTTGGCGGAAAAGCTGAGTGATGTTGCCGATGCTTTTGAGCTGAACTTGAGCTGCCCCCATGCGAAAGGCTACGGCATGGAGATAGGCCAAAATCCAGATATGGTCTATAGAGTAGTAAGAGTGGTTAAAGATGTTACGGATAAGCCAGTTATTGCAAAGCTAACCCCAAACATAGACAACATAACCAAACTCGGCTTAGCTGCAGAGAGGGCTGGAGCTGATGCTGTGTCTGCAATAAACACACTAAAGGCAATAGCCATAGATATATATGCCAAAAAACCAATTTTGAGCAACAAAGTTGGAGGCTACTCGGGCCAGGGTATAAAGCCGATAGCATTGAGGGCGGTTTATGACTTAGCTAAAGCTTTGGACATAGACATCATAGGCATAGGTGGAATAACAACGTGGCAGGATGCTGTAGAATTCTTAATGGCAGGTGCTAAAGCCCTTCAAATTGGAACCGCTGTCTCTTTGAGAGGTTTTGAGGTGTTTGGAGAAATCAATGAAGGAATAACGAGGTTTTTAATAGACGAAGGATATAATGATGTGAGGGAAATTATTGGCATAGCACTAGAGTGA
- a CDS encoding THUMP domain-containing protein, with protein sequence MTVLLVTCPVGREGDASLELEWALGNAKVKRTKWRGVLIVFTPLEKAEALKRIIEFETSAIFKITPLDVLVKSDRDEIINIGFELAKTKIKEGDSFAVRCRKRGNKIKSSKDIEIELGGKIKEELNAVVNLSNPKWTVVIEILGTKTGIGILMQEEFIKKDIHF encoded by the coding sequence ATGACAGTTCTTTTAGTTACATGTCCTGTTGGAAGGGAAGGAGATGCTTCTCTAGAATTAGAATGGGCATTGGGAAATGCAAAAGTCAAACGCACAAAATGGAGAGGAGTCCTAATTGTGTTCACTCCTCTTGAGAAAGCAGAGGCACTGAAACGCATAATTGAATTTGAGACAAGTGCGATTTTTAAGATTACTCCTTTAGACGTGCTCGTTAAGAGCGATAGGGATGAAATAATAAATATTGGTTTTGAACTCGCAAAAACAAAGATAAAAGAAGGAGACAGCTTTGCAGTTAGATGCAGGAAGAGAGGAAATAAAATCAAATCAAGCAAAGACATTGAAATCGAGCTAGGAGGAAAAATAAAGGAAGAACTAAATGCGGTTGTCAATCTAAGCAATCCAAAGTGGACGGTTGTGATTGAAATACTAGGAACGAAAACAGGAATAGGAATACTGATGCAAGAGGAGTTTATAAAAAAGGATATCCACTTCTAG
- a CDS encoding family 4B encapsulin nanocompartment shell protein, which yields MREEIKEILEAKIKELKDEGLNPDIILAGSDFLLYAGDVLVDYNLKIYEIEDLGYDAVIADSQTLGLMKKASRRISVDPFLKEKEKEVWKELRV from the coding sequence ATGAGAGAGGAGATAAAAGAAATCCTTGAGGCAAAAATCAAAGAGCTCAAAGACGAGGGATTAAATCCAGACATTATCTTGGCTGGCTCTGATTTCTTACTATATGCGGGTGATGTACTGGTAGACTACAATCTGAAGATATATGAAATTGAAGACTTGGGCTATGATGCAGTTATCGCAGACTCTCAAACGCTTGGACTAATGAAAAAAGCATCTAGAAGAATCTCTGTAGACCCATTCTTAAAGGAGAAAGAGAAAGAAGTGTGGAAAGAGCTGCGCGTCTAG